The Fortiea contorta PCC 7126 genome has a segment encoding these proteins:
- the crtO gene encoding beta-carotene ketolase CrtO, which translates to MQEYDVVIIGAGHNGLVCAAYLLKAGYSVLLLEKRSVPGGAATTEECLPQEAPGFKFNLCAIDHEFIHLGPVVEELELEKYGLEYLECDPVVFCPHPDGKYFLAHKSLDKTCAEIARYNERDAKKYAEFTDYWQRALGAMIPMFNAPPKSIVDIFGNYDIKKLKDLFSVIGSPNKTLDFVRNMLTSAEDLLNEWFDEEFLKAPLARLASELGAPPSQKTIAIGAIMMAMRHNPGMARPRGGTGALVKALVNLVTSKGGVILTDQHVEKVLIDDAKAVGVRVAGGKEYRAKYGVISNIDAQRLFLQMTDKSDIDAVEPDLWERLERRIVNNNETILKIDLALDEPLRFPYHAHKDEYLIGSILIADSVAHVEQAHSKCTLGEIPDADPSMYVVMPSALDPTLAPPGKHTLWIEFFAPYQIAGAEGTGLKGTGWTDELKNKVADRVIDKLASYAPNVKTATIARRVESPAELGERLGAYKGNYYHIDMSLDQMIFFRPLPEIANYKTPIENLFLTGAGTHPGGSISGMPGRNCARVFLQTRHPITQTLKDAGNSIKSTVGSVFGIN; encoded by the coding sequence ATGCAAGAATATGACGTTGTAATTATTGGTGCCGGACATAACGGACTAGTTTGTGCTGCTTATTTACTTAAAGCTGGTTATAGTGTCCTGTTGTTAGAAAAACGTTCTGTTCCTGGTGGCGCCGCTACAACAGAAGAATGTTTACCACAAGAAGCACCAGGGTTTAAATTTAATTTGTGTGCAATTGACCATGAATTTATTCATTTAGGGCCAGTTGTCGAAGAATTAGAACTGGAAAAATACGGGCTAGAATATCTAGAATGTGACCCGGTTGTTTTCTGTCCTCATCCAGATGGTAAATATTTTCTCGCACATAAATCTTTGGATAAAACTTGTGCAGAAATTGCTCGTTACAATGAACGTGATGCTAAAAAATACGCAGAATTTACTGATTATTGGCAACGAGCGCTAGGTGCAATGATTCCCATGTTTAACGCACCACCAAAATCAATTGTAGATATTTTTGGTAATTACGATATCAAAAAACTCAAAGATTTATTTTCTGTAATTGGTTCTCCCAACAAAACGCTGGATTTTGTTCGCAACATGTTGACCAGCGCTGAAGATTTGCTCAATGAGTGGTTTGATGAGGAATTTCTCAAAGCGCCACTAGCAAGATTAGCATCAGAATTAGGTGCGCCACCATCACAAAAAACCATTGCTATTGGTGCAATTATGATGGCGATGCGTCATAATCCTGGGATGGCTAGACCTCGTGGTGGTACTGGTGCGCTTGTGAAAGCTTTAGTGAATTTAGTCACAAGCAAAGGCGGAGTTATTCTGACTGACCAACATGTGGAAAAAGTGTTGATTGATGACGCTAAAGCAGTTGGTGTGAGAGTAGCTGGGGGTAAAGAATATCGAGCTAAATATGGAGTAATTTCTAATATTGATGCTCAACGTTTATTCTTACAAATGACTGATAAAAGTGATATCGATGCAGTCGAGCCTGATTTGTGGGAAAGATTAGAGCGCCGCATTGTTAACAATAACGAAACTATCCTCAAGATAGATTTGGCGCTAGATGAACCGCTACGTTTTCCATACCATGCGCATAAAGATGAATATCTAATTGGCTCGATTTTAATAGCAGATTCAGTCGCTCATGTAGAACAAGCTCATAGTAAATGTACCCTAGGAGAAATTCCTGATGCTGACCCATCAATGTATGTAGTGATGCCTAGTGCTCTCGACCCCACATTAGCACCTCCAGGTAAGCATACATTATGGATTGAATTCTTCGCTCCCTATCAAATTGCGGGCGCTGAAGGTACTGGTTTAAAAGGTACTGGTTGGACTGATGAATTGAAAAATAAAGTTGCAGACCGGGTGATTGATAAATTAGCTAGCTATGCGCCAAATGTGAAAACTGCAACTATTGCTCGGCGAGTAGAAAGCCCAGCAGAATTAGGAGAAAGATTGGGGGCTTATAAAGGCAATTATTACCATATTGATATGTCTCTAGATCAAATGATATTTTTCCGTCCATTGCCAGAAATAGCTAATTACAAAACCCCCATTGAAAATCTATTTTTAACTGGTGCAGGGACGCATCCAGGGGGTTCGATTTCCGGAATGCCAGGACGCAATTGTGCGCGGGTATTTTTGCAGACTAGGCATCCTATTACTCAGACTTTAAAGGACGCGGGGAATTCAATTAAATCGACTGTCGGTTCGGTTTTTGGTATTAATTAG
- a CDS encoding cation:proton antiporter, with protein sequence MIDIYILELLVIGLLLLAVTLGSGWIARLPLSFALIYLLVGIVLGPYGIGLIQLRRDDVFNAHVLERLTEFVVIVSVFSCGLKIVRPFKLGVWDITIRLIGLLMPISIFALAIVGKLFLNMDWGSAILLGAILAPTDPVLASEVQLTDTKDKDELRFGLTSEGGLNDALAFPFVYFGIYALKDSNWNNWFKQWVAVDLIWAIASGIVMGILVGKAIVWIDRKIQKRRSADQLMEDFVAISIILITYALTEIINGYGFLAVFIAGLVTQRSYRNPEKPLAQLEFIERLEKLLEIATILLLGSILLFPQMLKYGTQSLLVIVLLFFIIRPVGVWISTIGMRPVNSPRRSLHLGTRWLLGWFGIRGVGSLYYLAYAFGHGLKDEIGELIAWITYTTIVASVIVHGISSTPLMNWYESTIANQKKSTPRATVDEFE encoded by the coding sequence ATGATAGATATCTATATTCTTGAACTACTTGTGATTGGTTTATTGTTGCTAGCAGTCACATTAGGTTCTGGTTGGATTGCGCGTTTACCACTTTCTTTTGCTTTAATTTACCTCTTGGTGGGTATTGTTTTAGGCCCTTATGGCATAGGATTAATTCAATTACGGCGTGATGATGTATTCAATGCTCATGTGTTGGAACGTCTCACAGAATTTGTGGTAATTGTTTCTGTATTTAGTTGTGGTTTAAAAATAGTTCGACCTTTTAAGTTAGGTGTTTGGGATATTACTATCCGGCTGATTGGTTTGTTAATGCCAATTTCAATTTTTGCTTTAGCGATTGTAGGCAAATTGTTTTTAAATATGGATTGGGGGTCAGCTATTCTTTTAGGTGCTATTCTTGCACCAACTGACCCAGTGTTAGCTTCTGAGGTGCAATTAACAGATACCAAAGATAAAGATGAGTTACGTTTTGGCTTAACTTCTGAGGGAGGATTGAATGATGCTTTGGCATTTCCCTTTGTTTATTTTGGTATTTATGCCTTAAAAGATAGCAATTGGAATAACTGGTTTAAACAGTGGGTAGCGGTGGATTTAATATGGGCGATCGCATCTGGTATTGTCATGGGTATTCTTGTCGGTAAAGCTATAGTTTGGATTGATAGAAAAATTCAAAAGCGCCGTTCTGCTGACCAATTGATGGAAGATTTTGTTGCGATCAGCATAATTTTAATCACTTATGCTTTGACAGAAATTATTAATGGTTATGGGTTTCTCGCAGTGTTTATCGCTGGATTAGTTACCCAACGAAGTTATAGAAACCCAGAAAAACCACTCGCACAATTAGAATTTATTGAGAGACTGGAAAAGCTGCTAGAAATTGCCACAATTTTACTATTAGGCTCAATATTATTATTCCCGCAGATGCTCAAATATGGAACCCAGTCTCTCTTAGTAATAGTATTGCTGTTTTTTATCATCCGTCCTGTGGGAGTTTGGATCAGTACAATCGGTATGCGTCCTGTCAATTCTCCACGTCGCAGCTTACACCTAGGAACTCGCTGGTTACTAGGTTGGTTTGGTATTCGTGGCGTGGGTTCTTTATATTATCTGGCTTATGCATTTGGTCACGGTTTAAAAGACGAAATTGGTGAATTAATAGCCTGGATAACTTACACCACAATCGTGGCTTCAGTAATTGTTCATGGAATTAGTTCTACGCCGTTAATGAACTGGTATGAAAGTACGATTGCTAACCAGAAAAAATCTACACCTCGCGCCACCGTTGACGAGTTTGAATAA
- a CDS encoding DUF2993 domain-containing protein, protein MPEKQGLEHLLSQAAEITLSNQLDEVEEINVDVRTNLLKVVQGQVDQVSLSGQGLVIQEDIRVQEIKLRTDSVNVNPLSALFGEIELNEPVKAVARIVLTTTDINRALTSDFIRSQLQNLQLDVDGETVLFELQDMQLFLPGDGKIGLTITVLQKEAEKTQSLDFTVILHPLINQQTVILESINFTPGSGISIELIVALMPKLKQLLKSPSFQWDNMAMRIIDMNVTNENLILMIEAHVSQMPS, encoded by the coding sequence ATGCCAGAAAAACAAGGATTAGAGCATTTGTTATCACAAGCAGCCGAAATAACTTTATCCAACCAACTAGATGAAGTTGAAGAAATAAATGTAGATGTCCGCACTAATTTGTTGAAAGTTGTTCAGGGACAAGTAGATCAAGTTTCTTTATCTGGTCAGGGATTAGTAATTCAAGAAGACATCCGGGTACAAGAAATCAAACTGCGAACGGATAGTGTTAATGTCAATCCTTTGAGCGCTCTTTTTGGTGAAATCGAACTCAACGAACCCGTGAAAGCGGTCGCTCGCATTGTACTAACAACAACAGATATTAACCGCGCACTGACATCAGATTTTATTCGTAGTCAATTACAAAATTTGCAGTTAGATGTAGATGGCGAAACTGTTCTTTTTGAACTGCAAGATATGCAATTGTTTCTCCCCGGAGATGGCAAGATAGGATTGACAATCACTGTTCTGCAAAAGGAAGCAGAAAAGACTCAAAGCTTAGATTTCACCGTGATACTTCACCCCCTGATTAATCAACAAACAGTTATCTTAGAAAGTATCAACTTTACTCCAGGCTCAGGAATTTCAATAGAACTAATTGTCGCCTTAATGCCCAAGTTAAAACAACTGCTAAAATCACCATCTTTTCAATGGGATAATATGGCAATGCGGATTATAGACATGAATGTAACTAACGAAAATTTAATACTTATGATAGAAGCACATGTTAGCCAAATGCCATCTTAA
- a CDS encoding transketolase, translating to MTATTPKASPALPDFCEGIQYFGEILPDFETYGATPAIESGKIAIADPTDPAAVYQTLLAADALRYLTLQTTGSKASGHPGGFASQAEAYAALVMLGYKNIITEVGHHAPGFYSAMFLDRSLEDMGIFTVQQLRDRFREKHGLLGHLSGYIPGILAPAGPLGQGQHFAMAAALLHQDKLFPFTVGDGGLGEPYIVSAIAHFHTAYPTVTNFLPVLVWNGYSQEHHSMVSLKTNAQMTAYWEGNGFAEVILVDAKEFDDQNQPGDYVDSTAFSFDKRLEFTKAVLTAVDKAAKSALSGKLTVFIIKQLKGAGVHARGAKSHNLYPKDTLDAPHIISALQTRALSTAAWETVRTNAERAGGGPAAKTVVTEFELPLPELGELPLEEYAVGGEPKVSTTAMGRLVGIVGQKDKNFLVTNADGNEASGIANINQALKIIHPTTDDLYNQAPNGQVYEPLSEDACAGLAAGLSLMGARTLWCSYESFAINGLPIWQTVIQAMAELRRQTPSTITLFTAGALEQGRNGWTHQRPEIEAYFASLMRNGNVFPLFPPDANSIQGCYDWALKTKNKGIVITASKSPLPIRTTLEQTRQGLQDGAVLLHEVAGDKQVVFAVIGDMTLIPVFEAAAFLETEGIGVKIISVINPRRLYRPYDTAWDTCSEPDGGFLEDDKFAQLFDGDALIGVTGGAAAMLEPILLRSRSKRDTFAWKRGETTASAGELMAFNGLTAEALTKRAIELVH from the coding sequence ATGACAGCAACCACGCCAAAAGCATCGCCAGCGCTTCCCGATTTTTGTGAAGGAATTCAATATTTTGGAGAGATATTACCAGATTTTGAAACTTATGGTGCAACTCCTGCCATCGAGTCAGGTAAAATAGCGATCGCCGATCCTACAGATCCAGCAGCAGTATATCAAACCTTACTTGCTGCCGATGCTCTCCGTTACCTAACGCTACAAACCACAGGTAGTAAAGCCTCTGGTCATCCTGGAGGATTTGCAAGTCAAGCGGAAGCTTATGCAGCTTTGGTCATGTTGGGGTACAAAAACATTATCACAGAAGTCGGACACCACGCCCCTGGATTTTATAGTGCCATGTTTTTGGATCGCTCGTTGGAAGATATGGGAATCTTTACAGTCCAACAATTGCGCGATCGCTTTCGAGAAAAACACGGTTTACTAGGACATCTCTCCGGCTACATTCCTGGTATTCTTGCACCTGCCGGGCCACTGGGTCAAGGACAACACTTTGCGATGGCTGCTGCATTGCTGCATCAAGATAAGTTATTCCCTTTCACTGTTGGTGATGGGGGATTGGGAGAGCCTTATATTGTCAGTGCGATCGCTCACTTTCATACAGCATACCCCACTGTCACCAACTTTTTACCAGTCTTGGTGTGGAACGGTTACAGCCAAGAACACCACAGCATGGTATCTCTCAAAACCAACGCACAGATGACAGCATACTGGGAAGGTAACGGTTTTGCTGAAGTCATATTAGTCGATGCCAAAGAATTTGACGACCAAAATCAACCAGGCGATTATGTTGATAGTACCGCTTTCTCCTTCGACAAACGCCTAGAATTTACCAAAGCCGTACTCACTGCTGTGGATAAAGCCGCCAAATCAGCATTAAGCGGAAAACTCACCGTCTTCATCATCAAACAACTAAAAGGTGCAGGCGTCCACGCCAGAGGTGCAAAATCTCACAACCTTTATCCTAAAGACACCCTCGACGCACCGCACATAATTAGCGCTTTGCAAACTCGTGCTTTATCAACCGCAGCTTGGGAAACAGTGCGAACCAACGCCGAACGCGCCGGTGGTGGACCCGCAGCCAAAACAGTAGTCACAGAATTTGAATTACCACTACCAGAATTAGGCGAATTACCATTAGAAGAATATGCAGTTGGTGGAGAACCAAAAGTTTCTACAACCGCAATGGGAAGATTAGTAGGAATCGTCGGACAAAAAGATAAAAACTTCCTCGTCACCAACGCCGACGGCAACGAAGCATCAGGAATTGCTAACATTAACCAAGCATTAAAAATTATTCACCCCACCACCGACGACTTATATAACCAAGCACCAAACGGACAAGTTTATGAACCTTTAAGTGAAGATGCTTGTGCAGGTTTAGCCGCAGGTTTATCATTAATGGGTGCTAGAACCTTGTGGTGTTCCTATGAATCTTTTGCCATCAACGGCTTACCAATTTGGCAAACTGTTATTCAAGCAATGGCAGAATTACGTCGTCAAACTCCTTCAACAATCACATTATTTACAGCTGGTGCATTAGAACAAGGACGCAACGGTTGGACACACCAAAGACCAGAAATTGAAGCTTATTTTGCTTCATTAATGCGGAATGGAAATGTATTTCCGTTATTTCCTCCTGATGCTAACAGTATTCAAGGTTGCTATGACTGGGCATTAAAAACTAAAAATAAAGGAATTGTCATTACCGCAAGTAAATCACCCTTACCAATTCGCACCACCTTAGAACAAACTCGCCAAGGTTTACAAGATGGTGCAGTGTTATTACATGAAGTTGCTGGTGATAAACAAGTTGTGTTTGCAGTCATCGGCGACATGACATTAATTCCTGTCTTTGAAGCCGCCGCTTTTTTAGAAACAGAAGGTATCGGCGTCAAGATAATTTCTGTTATTAACCCCCGCCGTTTATATCGTCCTTATGACACAGCTTGGGATACCTGTTCTGAACCTGATGGTGGTTTTTTAGAAGATGATAAATTTGCCCAATTATTTGATGGTGATGCCTTAATTGGTGTAACTGGCGGTGCTGCGGCGATGCTAGAACCAATCTTATTACGTAGTAGAAGTAAGCGCGATACCTTCGCTTGGAAACGTGGCGAAACTACAGCTAGCGCTGGTGAGTTGATGGCGTTTAATGGGTTGACTGCAGAGGCTTTGACGAAGAGAGCGATTGAACTGGTGCATTAA
- a CDS encoding saccharopine dehydrogenase family protein, translating to MTEKVLILGGRGRIGSSVAQDLINHTQAEITVTGRFPVAQTPVSSPFGERLQFLMLDLAEVDKLKKAIAQSDLVIHCAGPFHYRDTNVLQSCIEQGVNYVDVSDHRSYTSKALSYHEQAATAGVTAVINTGIFPGISNSMVRQGIEQFEQPEKIHLSYLVSGSGGAGVTVMRTTFLGLQHPFEAWINNQWQSVKPYTDREIINFPSPYGRSGVYWFDMPETFTLPHAFPAVKTVVTKFGSVPDFYNHLTWITAHIFPKWLMQRHGMIEFLSYVSHSMTNVTNSFSGIGVVVRAEITGEKAGKKVIYCATLVYANTALASGCGTGSIAQFLLEGKLQKPGVWPVEEVLPTELFMQAMQSRKIEINETWLDK from the coding sequence ATGACAGAGAAAGTTTTAATTTTGGGAGGACGGGGGCGCATTGGTAGCAGTGTTGCTCAGGATTTAATCAATCACACGCAAGCTGAAATTACGGTTACTGGGCGCTTTCCAGTAGCACAGACGCCTGTTAGTTCACCTTTTGGGGAACGGCTACAATTCTTAATGTTAGATTTGGCAGAAGTTGATAAGTTAAAAAAAGCGATCGCTCAATCTGATTTAGTCATACACTGCGCTGGCCCTTTTCACTATCGAGACACTAATGTTTTGCAAAGTTGTATTGAACAAGGCGTCAACTATGTCGATGTCAGCGACCATCGTTCTTACACCAGTAAGGCACTTAGTTATCATGAACAAGCCGCCACTGCTGGGGTGACAGCAGTTATTAATACTGGAATTTTTCCTGGTATTTCTAATAGTATGGTACGCCAGGGTATCGAGCAATTTGAACAACCAGAAAAGATACATTTAAGTTATTTAGTATCTGGTTCTGGCGGTGCTGGCGTGACGGTGATGCGGACAACTTTTCTCGGTTTGCAACATCCCTTTGAGGCTTGGATTAACAATCAATGGCAATCAGTTAAACCTTACACTGACAGAGAAATTATTAACTTTCCATCTCCCTATGGACGCAGTGGGGTTTACTGGTTTGATATGCCGGAAACTTTCACCCTACCTCATGCTTTTCCTGCTGTGAAAACTGTGGTTACTAAATTTGGTTCTGTCCCAGATTTTTATAACCATTTAACTTGGATTACAGCCCATATATTTCCTAAGTGGTTAATGCAGCGTCACGGCATGATTGAATTTTTATCTTATGTTAGTCATTCTATGACTAATGTTACTAATTCTTTTAGCGGTATTGGTGTCGTAGTCCGAGCAGAAATCACAGGAGAAAAAGCAGGTAAAAAGGTCATTTATTGTGCAACTCTAGTATATGCTAATACAGCACTAGCTTCTGGTTGTGGCACAGGTAGTATTGCTCAATTTTTGCTAGAAGGTAAGCTACAAAAACCGGGAGTTTGGCCTGTGGAAGAAGTATTACCAACAGAACTATTTATGCAAGCGATGCAAAGTCGCAAAATAGAGATTAATGAAACTTGGTTAGATAAATAG
- a CDS encoding tyrosine-type recombinase/integrase: MKNNRNGQSAILTDTDYSKIRKQIKSQKYKLLLDLAWYTGERWGALVKLRIEDVYNPNGTPREYINFRAITRKATPDGKRQTRQVPVHPVLAESLSNYTPDSSSGWLFPCRDGSMPITIRWADKILRAAIERLGLTAKGISTHSTRRTFITKLHRNGTDLYTIKKITGHKDFKSLERYVEISADRVKGAIATL, translated from the coding sequence ATGAAAAATAACCGAAACGGACAATCGGCTATTTTAACTGACACGGACTATTCTAAAATCCGCAAGCAAATTAAAAGTCAAAAATACAAGTTGCTTTTAGATTTAGCTTGGTACACCGGGGAAAGATGGGGGGCATTGGTAAAGTTAAGGATAGAGGATGTTTACAATCCCAACGGCACGCCACGGGAATATATTAATTTTCGGGCGATTACTCGCAAGGCAACGCCAGACGGTAAGCGCCAAACAAGACAAGTGCCTGTACACCCTGTACTGGCTGAATCTTTATCTAATTACACTCCAGATTCTAGTTCGGGCTGGCTCTTTCCCTGCCGTGATGGTTCAATGCCAATCACGATTCGGTGGGCAGATAAAATTTTACGAGCTGCTATAGAAAGACTGGGTTTGACGGCTAAGGGTATTAGCACTCATTCCACCCGCCGGACTTTCATTACCAAACTGCACCGCAATGGAACTGACCTGTACACGATTAAGAAAATCACTGGTCACAAGGATTTTAAGTCGTTGGAACGTTATGTAGAAATTTCGGCTGATCGTGTTAAGGGGGCGATCGCTACTCTATGA
- a CDS encoding cytochrome P450, protein MNSLNELSTPALLQTLQLMLNPTKFLENCAGKYGDTFTLRVLGLNSPPIVFFSHPQAIQDCLTLPEKELDFHRATHVFRPLFGDNSLVFKDGRSHHQQRQLLLPQMHGTGLKNYGQVICQITQSIIKDWQVGTKIFMQQIMPEITLEIILQVVFGIKQHNSRYQQLKYLLSSLLNDVTKPLYSSLFFFPSLQQDLGAWSPWGNFQRRKQQIDQLIYAEIDERRLSVNVKNTDILNLLMSACDNQGQEMTNAELRDQLISLLLLGYETTAATLSWAFYLIHSHPKVKSQLMQELFTLNSTNDPEEITQLPYLTAVCQETLRIYPIALICTPRMVKNQVEVAKNKFTSGTVLVPCIYLAHHRIDTYSEPEKFQPERFLQQRFSAYEYLPFGGGYRGCIGGAFAMYEMKLIVGTILSNIRLALVNQRPVSPVRRGITIVPAGGVEMIVTK, encoded by the coding sequence ATGAATTCACTCAATGAGTTAAGCACGCCAGCGTTGCTACAAACTTTACAATTAATGCTCAACCCGACAAAATTTTTGGAAAATTGTGCGGGTAAATATGGCGACACGTTTACATTGCGAGTTTTAGGTTTAAATTCGCCACCAATAGTATTTTTTAGTCATCCCCAAGCAATTCAAGATTGTTTAACTTTGCCAGAAAAAGAGTTAGATTTTCACAGAGCTACTCATGTGTTTAGACCTTTATTTGGGGATAATTCTTTAGTATTTAAAGATGGGCGATCGCATCATCAACAACGTCAGTTATTACTGCCACAAATGCATGGTACAGGACTGAAAAATTATGGTCAAGTAATCTGCCAAATTACCCAGTCAATTATCAAGGATTGGCAAGTTGGTACAAAGATTTTTATGCAGCAAATAATGCCAGAAATTACCTTAGAAATTATCTTACAAGTAGTGTTTGGAATCAAACAGCATAACTCACGATATCAACAATTGAAATATCTGCTTAGTTCTTTATTAAATGATGTGACTAAACCTTTGTATTCTAGTTTGTTTTTCTTTCCATCACTGCAACAAGATTTAGGTGCATGGAGTCCTTGGGGAAATTTTCAAAGAAGAAAACAGCAAATAGATCAATTAATCTACGCCGAAATAGACGAAAGGCGGTTGTCTGTAAATGTTAAAAATACAGATATACTCAATTTGTTGATGTCAGCGTGTGACAATCAAGGACAGGAAATGACAAATGCTGAATTACGAGACCAACTAATTTCATTACTACTTTTAGGATATGAAACCACAGCCGCAACATTAAGTTGGGCATTTTATTTAATTCACTCTCACCCCAAAGTTAAAAGCCAGTTAATGCAGGAATTATTTACTTTAAATAGCACAAATGACCCAGAAGAAATTACACAGTTACCTTATTTAACTGCTGTCTGCCAAGAAACCTTGAGAATTTATCCTATTGCTTTAATTTGTACACCGCGAATGGTGAAAAATCAAGTTGAAGTTGCTAAGAACAAATTTACATCAGGGACAGTTTTAGTTCCTTGTATTTATCTAGCACACCACCGTATTGATACTTATTCTGAACCAGAAAAATTTCAACCAGAAAGATTTCTACAGCAAAGATTTTCAGCTTATGAATACTTACCCTTTGGTGGTGGTTATCGCGGCTGTATTGGTGGTGCTTTTGCTATGTATGAAATGAAGTTAATTGTAGGCACAATATTATCAAATATTCGGTTAGCTCTAGTTAATCAACGTCCCGTTTCACCAGTCCGTCGTGGTATTACTATTGTTCCCGCTGGTGGTGTGGAGATGATTGTCACTAAATAA